A stretch of the Uranotaenia lowii strain MFRU-FL chromosome 3, ASM2978415v1, whole genome shotgun sequence genome encodes the following:
- the LOC129754201 gene encoding uncharacterized protein LOC129754201 isoform X2, which yields MEVKNVKESQPKNSVKKDTMNGSSKNHLEKNNVEIELKQNQGTSSRNRHYSLSEEQEDRLLADDEEDLDVIDCYYDGELDSDGEISPVPKQVNITSKVFTEMEELESHPNSPVHESHTEHSKETNFEAGQDLRNLNDGSTKNFEVSKVSIVGMPSEVPMVKIPFPSEVPMLDIHVDTDTLKTINSDDDSLSITPCIEIETNPATTDFETICVEELPERARPTENYCFIPDISLRVKTEDEKERILAEPLVKQMVITEVYIDEDIDVGREGMGSQESLNLEIDHLVNKASELVNHDAPDRSECDAKPGTDAKLCIDYSLDGESDSNAQQEDPAVLQLKLDLYQNIGEMDYEPEEDDRGIEKFIMLDGIKQERVTPVKKRVERTQIAAKDIPTIDLISTDEELEGADIVYYKPDKRRKRKSTECSNKSHEHKLMLGEEHRSPERILSQQSEPINSEAISHDTAENLNSKYSDRVMNLRKRNVTILPEMTMITSVKKPRSCGKKSPSKNPSRNKKRIDPSMMGYNRRRKSTSRSASKCSMLSNGSTTCSSMMDDEMIMEENEDFIDIKLPSTNVENNYESKCNEAAEPCSPINTPPEKNDQDLDKNDICTKEIEPSVSITAPTSDLALSDMLESYFEVEVEKPSNVVAFHSMSSEEKIIMDTLFADCNTPNSHQLINNMPLGPLDTILDDGKALNLNTPNALIGTDSYVINIPLPETNELSETTSPPECSEETVVQDGVDGSVSEVKRVHFNVVQNYDKYPIPTLHSNKQNSAAKQTKMINALPRGKGNRKKGESDEDFEPPGWKTKKVRRRRKKTTSISSQPEESATASAKSTEDADDQKSKPQKSMVEATDDQPPKADSGYKSMPSLEEDLALTSSSESSQCSVIDKGSNAQKDCQLSNGNKSKEKAPNKNLQESASVPKASKESKKSSSTSVSSNTKTGKKRGRPPAQKDTTIYDFFCPTSGKSKGNCTASCCELPNKDGSLKLKISKKWLSKKVSEDNGQPAKSASGNKSKKKRRILSSSDDESSMTISETTTTPSECTITDGMLSCTSSFTPMESVEELVIETTKKEEILPDKEKDILDKSKTPKCIPEKVKLDKLQVILSPLTDEKIRKINTPKKKVRPLNKASQTEICGLTWSIELGQINFQSEYFEKLRTLLNNNDSKDSGQSGPKAPGKETSPNEFVPNARLLDQKLESKEISAFSGNQMPSREALQFNSVDVSENLLFQKRVDDVQIVAPKTIDRVERNQLDNAVKSIRCNFRIPKITKQPSTSPQTVTSSTSSQGLENIAKDRNLTATSGYTNASEENPLTDDLTISAETNRTASSDYPSYGDELEPSYRPSANASCLIGPSSRSELRTDIITQSDIELPSNQTGSPSNSSSLSFCSSFLSRRNSEQPTNESNNKANLQSLDTRPILPDRSEMVGQFKRTIRNDQAQTQPTMNNRQTSSQQLSLFQMMAGNSGEPSFNVQQPTINPFSGFADNGPVPSAYNVPLKPCGMPVNRGYSAFPDVNQNYSSLFGGMAGGINPLNNFMAMMWEQFQQQQQTHIFQQQQQTHMFQQQPQTHPMRNAGHFGQPQSSAQLFPQIGPMRSKTGPSPEQKPDMGARPRPENFEMISYLFGCYDFLSDQCNKPNCKYDHYLASQDDVLRKLGTQNKDFIMCTYRFVASRDDLFIKYFPVFTSAMAQNNMRHQLVTTIPDCELPRRPIHYYRYIVEGLQLSGTNPVQAVQILIEKHVKKSFNQINVIIELVLETGAKGVVNFLRWLEEVLLVRDYKFETKSVNRLLGLCLEYDRPPHEMIKLVVKLILRILPGEESSLDYNTLLTFVTKVGQIPEFVLDVSQIVQKFAKQVVEV from the exons ATGGAGGTTAAAAATGTGAAGGAGAGTCAACCGAAAAATTCCGTTAAAAAGGATACGATGAACGGAAGTTCAAAAAATcatctggaaaaaaataatgttgaaatagAGTTAAAACAAAATCAGGGTACCAGTAGTAGAAATCGACACTACTCTTTGAGCGAAGAACAGGAGGACCGATTATTGGCTGATGACGAGGAAGATCTGGACGTTATTGATTGCTATTATGACGGAGAGTTGGATAGTGATGGAGAAATTAGTCCAGTACCTAAACAGGTTAATATTACATCCAAAG tttttacaGAAATGGAAGAGCTAGAATCGCATCCGAACAGTCCTGTTCATGAAAGTCACACTGAGCATTCGAAGGAAACGAACTTTGAAGCTGGTCAAGATTTGCGTAATTTGAATGACGGTTCTACGAAAAATTTTGAGGTTTCAAAGGTCTCAATCGTAGGCATGCCTTCAGAAGTTCCGATGGTAAAAATACCATTTCCGTCCGAAGTGCCAATGTTAGACATTCATGTCGATACAGACAccctaaaaacaataaattcagacGATGATTCGCTTTCTATTACACCGTGTATAGAAATAGAAACGAACCCAGCAACAACTGATTTTGAAACGATTTGTGTTGAAGAATTACCCGAAAGAGCACGACCCACCGAGAATTATTGCTTTATACCGGATATTTCTCTTAGGGTCAAAACGGAGGACGAGAAAGAGCGAATTCTGGCCGAGCCTTTGGTCAAACAGATGGTGATCACTGAAGTTTACATAGATGAGGATATCGATGTCGGTCGAGAAGGAATGGGTAGTCAGGAATCGTTGAATCTCGAGATCGATCACCTCGTTAATAAAGCTTCCGAACTTGTTAATCACGACGCGCCAGATCGATCCGAATGTGACGCCAAACCAGGCACGGACGCGAAGCTGTGCATCGATTATAGTTTGGACGGGGAATCGGACAGTAACGCTCAG CAAGAAGATCCAGCTGTTTTGCAACTTAAATTAGACCTGTATCAGAATATTGGTGAAATGGATTATGAACCCGAAGAGGATGATCGTGGGATTGAAAAGTTCATTATGCTTGACGGCATCAAGCAAGAACGGGTCACCCCGGTTAAAAAGCGCGTTGAACGAACGCAGATCGCTGCAAAAGATATTCCCACAATCGATTTGATTTCTACAGATGAAGAACTCGAGGGTGCGGACATTGTTTACTACAAGCCAGATAAACGCAGAAAGCGCAAATCGACGGAATGCAGTAACAAAAGTCATGAACATAAATTAATGTTGGGTGAAGAACATCGGTCACCAGAGCGGATTTTATCTCAGCAGTCTGAACCGATAAATTCTGAAGCTATTTCCCATGATACGgcagaaaatttgaattccaaGTATTCAGACCGGGTGATGAATCTTCGTAAACGTAACGTTACAATTCTTCCTGAAATGACGATGATAACCTCTGTTAAAAAGCCTCGATCTTGTGGTAAGAAATCTCCATCCAAAAATCCGtctagaaacaaaaaaaggattGATCCAAGTATGATGGGTTATAACAGACGCCGCAAATCAACCTCACGTTCTGCATCTAAATGTAGCATGTTGTCGAATGGTTCAACTACCTGTTCATCTATGATGGATGATGAAATGATTATGGAAGAAAATGAGGACTTTATCGACATTAAACTACCTTCAACGAACGTGGAGAATAACTACGAATCCAAGTGCAATGAAGCTGCCGAACCGTGTTCCCCGATCAATACTCCACCCGAGAAAAACGATCAAGATTTGGACAAAAACGACATTTGTACGAAAGAAATAGAACCATCTGTATCCATTACTGCACCAACATCAGATCTGGCTCTATCTGACATGCTAGAATCGTACTTCGAGGTAGAAGTCGAAAAACCGTCGAATGTTGTTGCATTTCACTCTATGTcttctgaagaaaaaattattatggATACATTGTTTGCCGACTGTAATACACCAAACTCCCATCAATTGATCAATAACATGCCGCTTGGTCCACTTGATACCATCCTGGATGACGGAAAGGCTTTGAATTTAAATACACCAAACGCATTAATAGGTACTGATAGCTACGTCATCAACATTCCGTTACCGGAAACTAATGAACTATCAGAAACCACTAGCCCACCGGAATGTTCAGAAGAGACCGTGGTTCAAGATGGGGTCGATGGTTCAGTATCAGAGGTAAAACGAGTTCATTTTAATGTAgttcaaaattatgacaaatatcctATTCCAACCTTGCATTCCAACAAGCAAAACTCGGCtgcaaaacagacaaaaatgataaatgctCTTCCACGTGGCAAAGGCAATCGAAAGAAAGGAGAATCAGACGAGGACTTCGAACCTCCTGGATggaaaaccaaaaaagttagaagacgtagaaaaaaaactacctcCATATCTTCACAACCTGAGGAAAGCGCTACCGCATCTGCTAAGTCTACAGAAGACGCGGATGATCAGAAATCTAAGCCACAAAAGTCTATGGTTGAAGCGACGGATGATCAACCGCCGAAAGCCGACAGCGGTTACAAAAGTATGCCATCCTTGGAAGAAGATTTGGCATTAACTAGCTCCTCCGAGAGTAGTCAATGTTCTGTAATAGACAAAGGTAGTAATGCTCAAAAAGATTGTCAATTGTCCAACGGAAACAAATCCAAAGAAAAAGCTCCCAACAAAAATCTGCAAGAATCTGCTAGCGTTCCCAAGG CTTCTAAAGAAAGCAAGAAATCGTCTTCGACTAGCGTTAGCAGTAACACTAAAACTGGTAAAAAGCGTGGACGACCACCCGCTCAAAAAGATACAACTATTTACGATTTCTTCTGCCCAACGAGTGGAAAGTCCAAAGGCAACTGTACAGCTTCCTGCTGTGAGCTGCCAAATAAGGACGGTtcactaaaattgaaaatttctaaaaaatggcTTTCCAAGAAGGTTTCCGAAG ACAATGGACAGCCGGCAAAATCTGCTTCTGGAAATAAgtccaagaaaaaaagaagaattctCAGTAGCAGTGATGACGAATCTTCCATGACTATTAGTGAAACAACGACTACACCCAGTGAGTGTACAATTACTGACGGCATGTTGTCATGCACAAGCTCATTCACTCCAATGGAAAGCGTTGAAGAGTTAGTAATCGAAACCactaaaaaagaagaaattctCCCTGATAAAGAAAAAGACATTCTTGACAAATCTAAAACACCTAAGTGCATACCGGAGAAGGTCAAACTAGATAAGCTTCAAGTAATCCTTTCACCATTAACTGATGAAAAAATTCGGAAGATTAATACTCCGAAAAAGAAAGTCAGACCATTGAACAAGGCTAGTCAAACTGAAATTTGTGGTTTGACTTGGTCTATCGAATTAGGACAAATTAACTTCCAatcagaatattttgaaaaactgagaacACTGCTAAACAATAATGATTCTAAAGATTCAGGGCAATCAGGGCCTAAAGCACCAGGTAAGGAAACAAGTCCAAACGAATTCGTGCCTAACGCGAGACTACTCGACCAAAAACTCGAGTCTAAAGAAATAAGTGCATTTAGCGGTAATCAGATGCCTAGCCGAGAAGCATTACAATTCAATTCAGTTGATGTGTCTGAAAATTTACTTTTCCAAAAAAGAGTAGACGATGTTCAGATCGTAGCTCCCAAAACCATCGATCGAGTAGAACGGAATCAGCTG GATAACGCGGTGAAAAGTATTCGTTGTAACTTCCGCATTCCGAAAATTACCAAACAGCCATCAACATCTCCGCAAACGGTCACTTCGTCAACAAGTTCTCAAGGGTTGGAAAATATTGCGAAAGATAGGAATTTGACAGCAACCTCCGGCTATACCAACGCATCCGAGGAAAATCCACTTACAGATGATTTAACGATTTCTGCGGAAACTAACCGTACCGCGAGTTCAGATTATCCGTCGTACGGAGACGAACTGGAACCTTCCTATCGGCCATCTGCGAACGCATCGTGCTTGATAGGTCCATCTTCACGTAGCGAACTGAGAACAGACATCATAACCCAAAGTGATATAGAATTGCCTTCGAACCAAACGGGCTCTCCTAGCAACTCAAGCTCGCTCAGTTTTTGCAGTTCttt CTTGTCACGTAGGAATAGTGAGCAACCGACGAACGAAAGCAATAACAAAGCTAACCTTCAGAGCTTGGATACCCGACCGATTCTACCAGATCGTTCGGAAATGGTCGGTCAGTTTAAACGCACCATTCGAAATGATCAGGCGCAGACACAGCCGACAATGAATAATCGTCAAACATCGTCACAGCAACTGTCACTGTTTCAAATGATGGCTGGAAATTCTGGCGAGCCCAGTTTCAATGTACAACAACCTACGATTAATCCGTTCTCAGGATTTGCAGACAACGGGCCTGTTCCGTCAGCGTACAATGTACCTCTGAAACCTTGTGGAATGCCCGTCAACCGCGGATATTCTGCCTTTCCTGATGtcaatcaaaattattcttcCTTATTCGGAGGAATGGCTGGTGGTATCAATCCTCTGAATAATTTCATGGCAATGATGTGGGAACAAtttcaacaacagcaacaaactcatatttttcaacagcaacaacaaacacATATGTTCCAGCAACAACCACAAACGCATCCAATGAGAAATGCTGGACATTTCGGACAACCACAATCGTCGGCTCAGCTGTTTCCACAAATAGGACCAATGCGATCCAAAACTGGACCATCGCCCGAGCAGAAGCCTGATATGGGCGCACGTCCAAGaccagaaaatttcgaaatgatCAGTTATCTTTTCGGGTGTTACGACTTCTTATCAGATCAATGCAATAAGCCTAACTGCAAGTACGATCATTATCTTGCTAGCCAAGATGACGTTTTGCGCAAGCTCGGTAcccaaaacaaagattttatcaTGTGCACCTATCGGTTTGTTGCTTCGCGTGACGatttatttatcaaatatttccCGGTGTTTACTAGCGCCATGGCACAGAACAACATGCGTCATCAGCTAGTGACTACAATTCCGGATTGCGAATTACCAAGAAGACCCATCCATTATTATCGGTACATCGTGGAGGGTCTGCAACTCAGTGGCACCAATCCAGTTCAAGCGGTTCAGATTCTCATCGAAAAGCAtgtcaaaaaatctttcaatcaaatcaatgtCATCATTGAGCTCGTCTTGGAAACTGGGGCCAAAGGAGTTGTCAACTTCCTGCGCTGGTTGGAGGAAGTTTTGCTGGTGCGAGATTACAAATTCGAAACAAAGTCGGTGAATCGGTTGCTCGGACTGTGCCTCGAATATGATCGACCACCCCACGAAATGATCAAATTGGTGGTGAAGCTTATATTGCGAATCTTACCTGGTGAAGAATCCTCACTTGACTATAACACGCTCTTAACCTTTGTTACTAAGGTTGGCCAAATTCCCGAGTTTGTATTGGACGTTAGTCAGATTGTCCAGAAGTTTGCGAAACAAGTTGTTGAAGTTTAG
- the LOC129754201 gene encoding uncharacterized protein LOC129754201 isoform X4: protein MEVKNVKESQPKNSVKKDTMNGSSKNHLEKNNVEIELKQNQGTSSRNRHYSLSEEQEDRLLADDEEDLDVIDCYYDGELDSDGEISPVPKQVNITSKVFTEMEELESHPNSPVHESHTEHSKETNFEAGQDLRNLNDGSTKNFEVSKVSIVGMPSEVPMVKIPFPSEVPMLDIHVDTDTLKTINSDDDSLSITPCIEIETNPATTDFETICVEELPERARPTENYCFIPDISLRVKTEDEKERILAEPLVKQMVITEVYIDEDIDVGREGMGSQESLNLEIDHLVNKASELVNHDAPDRSECDAKPGTDAKLCIDYSLDGESDSNAQQEDPAVLQLKLDLYQNIGEMDYEPEEDDRGIEKFIMLDGIKQERVTPVKKRVERTQIAAKDIPTIDLISTDEELEGADIVYYKPDKRRKRKSTECSNKSHEHKLMLGEEHRSPERILSQQSEPINSEAISHDTAENLNSKYSDRVMNLRKRNVTILPEMTMITSVKKPRSCGKKSPSKNPSRNKKRIDPSMMGYNRRRKSTSRSASKCSMLSNGSTTCSSMMDDEMIMEENEDFIDIKLPSTNVENNYESKCNEAAEPCSPINTPPEKNDQDLDKNDICTKEIEPSVSITAPTSDLALSDMLESYFEVEVEKPSNVVAFHSMSSEEKIIMDTLFADCNTPNSHQLINNMPLGPLDTILDDGKALNLNTPNALIGTDSYVINIPLPETNELSETTSPPECSEETVVQDGVDGSVSEQNSAAKQTKMINALPRGKGNRKKGESDEDFEPPGWKTKKVRRRRKKTTSISSQPEESATASAKSTEDADDQKSKPQKSMVEATDDQPPKADSGYKSMPSLEEDLALTSSSESSQCSVIDKGSNAQKDCQLSNGNKSKEKAPNKNLQESASVPKASKESKKSSSTSVSSNTKTGKKRGRPPAQKDTTIYDFFCPTSGKSKGNCTASCCELPNKDGSLKLKISKKWLSKKVSEDNGQPAKSASGNKSKKKRRILSSSDDESSMTISETTTTPSECTITDGMLSCTSSFTPMESVEELVIETTKKEEILPDKEKDILDKSKTPKCIPEKVKLDKLQVILSPLTDEKIRKINTPKKKVRPLNKASQTEICGLTWSIELGQINFQSEYFEKLRTLLNNNDSKDSGQSGPKAPGKETSPNEFVPNARLLDQKLESKEISAFSGNQMPSREALQFNSVDVSENLLFQKRVDDVQIVAPKTIDRVERNQLDNAVKSIRCNFRIPKITKQPSTSPQTVTSSTSSQGLENIAKDRNLTATSGYTNASEENPLTDDLTISAETNRTASSDYPSYGDELEPSYRPSANASCLIGPSSRSELRTDIITQSDIELPSNQTGSPSNSSSLSFCSSFSLSRRNSEQPTNESNNKANLQSLDTRPILPDRSEMVGQFKRTIRNDQAQTQPTMNNRQTSSQQLSLFQMMAGNSGEPSFNVQQPTINPFSGFADNGPVPSAYNVPLKPCGMPVNRGYSAFPDVNQNYSSLFGGMAGGINPLNNFMAMMWEQFQQQQQTHIFQQQQQTHMFQQQPQTHPMRNAGHFGQPQSSAQLFPQIGPMRSKTGPSPEQKPDMGARPRPENFEMISYLFGCYDFLSDQCNKPNCKYDHYLASQDDVLRKLGTQNKDFIMCTYRFVASRDDLFIKYFPVFTSAMAQNNMRHQLVTTIPDCELPRRPIHYYRYIVEGLQLSGTNPVQAVQILIEKHVKKSFNQINVIIELVLETGAKGVVNFLRWLEEVLLVRDYKFETKSVNRLLGLCLEYDRPPHEMIKLVVKLILRILPGEESSLDYNTLLTFVTKVGQIPEFVLDVSQIVQKFAKQVVEV from the exons ATGGAGGTTAAAAATGTGAAGGAGAGTCAACCGAAAAATTCCGTTAAAAAGGATACGATGAACGGAAGTTCAAAAAATcatctggaaaaaaataatgttgaaatagAGTTAAAACAAAATCAGGGTACCAGTAGTAGAAATCGACACTACTCTTTGAGCGAAGAACAGGAGGACCGATTATTGGCTGATGACGAGGAAGATCTGGACGTTATTGATTGCTATTATGACGGAGAGTTGGATAGTGATGGAGAAATTAGTCCAGTACCTAAACAGGTTAATATTACATCCAAAG tttttacaGAAATGGAAGAGCTAGAATCGCATCCGAACAGTCCTGTTCATGAAAGTCACACTGAGCATTCGAAGGAAACGAACTTTGAAGCTGGTCAAGATTTGCGTAATTTGAATGACGGTTCTACGAAAAATTTTGAGGTTTCAAAGGTCTCAATCGTAGGCATGCCTTCAGAAGTTCCGATGGTAAAAATACCATTTCCGTCCGAAGTGCCAATGTTAGACATTCATGTCGATACAGACAccctaaaaacaataaattcagacGATGATTCGCTTTCTATTACACCGTGTATAGAAATAGAAACGAACCCAGCAACAACTGATTTTGAAACGATTTGTGTTGAAGAATTACCCGAAAGAGCACGACCCACCGAGAATTATTGCTTTATACCGGATATTTCTCTTAGGGTCAAAACGGAGGACGAGAAAGAGCGAATTCTGGCCGAGCCTTTGGTCAAACAGATGGTGATCACTGAAGTTTACATAGATGAGGATATCGATGTCGGTCGAGAAGGAATGGGTAGTCAGGAATCGTTGAATCTCGAGATCGATCACCTCGTTAATAAAGCTTCCGAACTTGTTAATCACGACGCGCCAGATCGATCCGAATGTGACGCCAAACCAGGCACGGACGCGAAGCTGTGCATCGATTATAGTTTGGACGGGGAATCGGACAGTAACGCTCAG CAAGAAGATCCAGCTGTTTTGCAACTTAAATTAGACCTGTATCAGAATATTGGTGAAATGGATTATGAACCCGAAGAGGATGATCGTGGGATTGAAAAGTTCATTATGCTTGACGGCATCAAGCAAGAACGGGTCACCCCGGTTAAAAAGCGCGTTGAACGAACGCAGATCGCTGCAAAAGATATTCCCACAATCGATTTGATTTCTACAGATGAAGAACTCGAGGGTGCGGACATTGTTTACTACAAGCCAGATAAACGCAGAAAGCGCAAATCGACGGAATGCAGTAACAAAAGTCATGAACATAAATTAATGTTGGGTGAAGAACATCGGTCACCAGAGCGGATTTTATCTCAGCAGTCTGAACCGATAAATTCTGAAGCTATTTCCCATGATACGgcagaaaatttgaattccaaGTATTCAGACCGGGTGATGAATCTTCGTAAACGTAACGTTACAATTCTTCCTGAAATGACGATGATAACCTCTGTTAAAAAGCCTCGATCTTGTGGTAAGAAATCTCCATCCAAAAATCCGtctagaaacaaaaaaaggattGATCCAAGTATGATGGGTTATAACAGACGCCGCAAATCAACCTCACGTTCTGCATCTAAATGTAGCATGTTGTCGAATGGTTCAACTACCTGTTCATCTATGATGGATGATGAAATGATTATGGAAGAAAATGAGGACTTTATCGACATTAAACTACCTTCAACGAACGTGGAGAATAACTACGAATCCAAGTGCAATGAAGCTGCCGAACCGTGTTCCCCGATCAATACTCCACCCGAGAAAAACGATCAAGATTTGGACAAAAACGACATTTGTACGAAAGAAATAGAACCATCTGTATCCATTACTGCACCAACATCAGATCTGGCTCTATCTGACATGCTAGAATCGTACTTCGAGGTAGAAGTCGAAAAACCGTCGAATGTTGTTGCATTTCACTCTATGTcttctgaagaaaaaattattatggATACATTGTTTGCCGACTGTAATACACCAAACTCCCATCAATTGATCAATAACATGCCGCTTGGTCCACTTGATACCATCCTGGATGACGGAAAGGCTTTGAATTTAAATACACCAAACGCATTAATAGGTACTGATAGCTACGTCATCAACATTCCGTTACCGGAAACTAATGAACTATCAGAAACCACTAGCCCACCGGAATGTTCAGAAGAGACCGTGGTTCAAGATGGGGTCGATGGTTCAGTATCAGAG CAAAACTCGGCtgcaaaacagacaaaaatgataaatgctCTTCCACGTGGCAAAGGCAATCGAAAGAAAGGAGAATCAGACGAGGACTTCGAACCTCCTGGATggaaaaccaaaaaagttagaagacgtagaaaaaaaactacctcCATATCTTCACAACCTGAGGAAAGCGCTACCGCATCTGCTAAGTCTACAGAAGACGCGGATGATCAGAAATCTAAGCCACAAAAGTCTATGGTTGAAGCGACGGATGATCAACCGCCGAAAGCCGACAGCGGTTACAAAAGTATGCCATCCTTGGAAGAAGATTTGGCATTAACTAGCTCCTCCGAGAGTAGTCAATGTTCTGTAATAGACAAAGGTAGTAATGCTCAAAAAGATTGTCAATTGTCCAACGGAAACAAATCCAAAGAAAAAGCTCCCAACAAAAATCTGCAAGAATCTGCTAGCGTTCCCAAGG CTTCTAAAGAAAGCAAGAAATCGTCTTCGACTAGCGTTAGCAGTAACACTAAAACTGGTAAAAAGCGTGGACGACCACCCGCTCAAAAAGATACAACTATTTACGATTTCTTCTGCCCAACGAGTGGAAAGTCCAAAGGCAACTGTACAGCTTCCTGCTGTGAGCTGCCAAATAAGGACGGTtcactaaaattgaaaatttctaaaaaatggcTTTCCAAGAAGGTTTCCGAAG ACAATGGACAGCCGGCAAAATCTGCTTCTGGAAATAAgtccaagaaaaaaagaagaattctCAGTAGCAGTGATGACGAATCTTCCATGACTATTAGTGAAACAACGACTACACCCAGTGAGTGTACAATTACTGACGGCATGTTGTCATGCACAAGCTCATTCACTCCAATGGAAAGCGTTGAAGAGTTAGTAATCGAAACCactaaaaaagaagaaattctCCCTGATAAAGAAAAAGACATTCTTGACAAATCTAAAACACCTAAGTGCATACCGGAGAAGGTCAAACTAGATAAGCTTCAAGTAATCCTTTCACCATTAACTGATGAAAAAATTCGGAAGATTAATACTCCGAAAAAGAAAGTCAGACCATTGAACAAGGCTAGTCAAACTGAAATTTGTGGTTTGACTTGGTCTATCGAATTAGGACAAATTAACTTCCAatcagaatattttgaaaaactgagaacACTGCTAAACAATAATGATTCTAAAGATTCAGGGCAATCAGGGCCTAAAGCACCAGGTAAGGAAACAAGTCCAAACGAATTCGTGCCTAACGCGAGACTACTCGACCAAAAACTCGAGTCTAAAGAAATAAGTGCATTTAGCGGTAATCAGATGCCTAGCCGAGAAGCATTACAATTCAATTCAGTTGATGTGTCTGAAAATTTACTTTTCCAAAAAAGAGTAGACGATGTTCAGATCGTAGCTCCCAAAACCATCGATCGAGTAGAACGGAATCAGCTG GATAACGCGGTGAAAAGTATTCGTTGTAACTTCCGCATTCCGAAAATTACCAAACAGCCATCAACATCTCCGCAAACGGTCACTTCGTCAACAAGTTCTCAAGGGTTGGAAAATATTGCGAAAGATAGGAATTTGACAGCAACCTCCGGCTATACCAACGCATCCGAGGAAAATCCACTTACAGATGATTTAACGATTTCTGCGGAAACTAACCGTACCGCGAGTTCAGATTATCCGTCGTACGGAGACGAACTGGAACCTTCCTATCGGCCATCTGCGAACGCATCGTGCTTGATAGGTCCATCTTCACGTAGCGAACTGAGAACAGACATCATAACCCAAAGTGATATAGAATTGCCTTCGAACCAAACGGGCTCTCCTAGCAACTCAAGCTCGCTCAGTTTTTGCAGTTCttt CAGCTTGTCACGTAGGAATAGTGAGCAACCGACGAACGAAAGCAATAACAAAGCTAACCTTCAGAGCTTGGATACCCGACCGATTCTACCAGATCGTTCGGAAATGGTCGGTCAGTTTAAACGCACCATTCGAAATGATCAGGCGCAGACACAGCCGACAATGAATAATCGTCAAACATCGTCACAGCAACTGTCACTGTTTCAAATGATGGCTGGAAATTCTGGCGAGCCCAGTTTCAATGTACAACAACCTACGATTAATCCGTTCTCAGGATTTGCAGACAACGGGCCTGTTCCGTCAGCGTACAATGTACCTCTGAAACCTTGTGGAATGCCCGTCAACCGCGGATATTCTGCCTTTCCTGATGtcaatcaaaattattcttcCTTATTCGGAGGAATGGCTGGTGGTATCAATCCTCTGAATAATTTCATGGCAATGATGTGGGAACAAtttcaacaacagcaacaaactcatatttttcaacagcaacaacaaacacATATGTTCCAGCAACAACCACAAACGCATCCAATGAGAAATGCTGGACATTTCGGACAACCACAATCGTCGGCTCAGCTGTTTCCACAAATAGGACCAATGCGATCCAAAACTGGACCATCGCCCGAGCAGAAGCCTGATATGGGCGCACGTCCAAGaccagaaaatttcgaaatgatCAGTTATCTTTTCGGGTGTTACGACTTCTTATCAGATCAATGCAATAAGCCTAACTGCAAGTACGATCATTATCTTGCTAGCCAAGATGACGTTTTGCGCAAGCTCGGTAcccaaaacaaagattttatcaTGTGCACCTATCGGTTTGTTGCTTCGCGTGACGatttatttatcaaatatttccCGGTGTTTACTAGCGCCATGGCACAGAACAACATGCGTCATCAGCTAGTGACTACAATTCCGGATTGCGAATTACCAAGAAGACCCATCCATTATTATCGGTACATCGTGGAGGGTCTGCAACTCAGTGGCACCAATCCAGTTCAAGCGGTTCAGATTCTCATCGAAAAGCAtgtcaaaaaatctttcaatcaaatcaatgtCATCATTGAGCTCGTCTTGGAAACTGGGGCCAAAGGAGTTGTCAACTTCCTGCGCTGGTTGGAGGAAGTTTTGCTGGTGCGAGATTACAAATTCGAAACAAAGTCGGTGAATCGGTTGCTCGGACTGTGCCTCGAATATGATCGACCACCCCACGAAATGATCAAATTGGTGGTGAAGCTTATATTGCGAATCTTACCTGGTGAAGAATCCTCACTTGACTATAACACGCTCTTAACCTTTGTTACTAAGGTTGGCCAAATTCCCGAGTTTGTATTGGACGTTAGTCAGATTGTCCAGAAGTTTGCGAAACAAGTTGTTGAAGTTTAG